CCCGGCGCGATGAAGCAGATCCCACCGACCAGCGCGCCGGCGGTGCCGCGCAGACGCCAGGCGGTGAAGATCGCCAGCTGGGTGGAGGCCGGGCCGGGCAGCAGATTGGTGGTCGCGATGCCGTCCTCGAACTCGGCCGGGCTCAACCAGCCGCGACGCTCCACGCAGAGCCGCCGCAGCAGCAGGATGTGGGCGGGCGGACCGCCGAACCCGGCCAGGCCGATCCGGCCCCACTCCCGCGCGATCGTCCGCAACCGGACCTGGTCGCCGTGCTCCACCGGTACCTCACCTTGCTCGCCCGGCCCCGTCGACAGGGCGGCGCGACCCTATCGGACCAAGGCGAACGCCAGGGTGAACACCCGGGTGAACAGGAGGGTGGGCAGAGCCGGTGGGAACAGCTCGACGGCAACGACAACGGTCACCAGTGCAGGCTTTGGATCTTCGTCCGATCTGCGGTTCACTTCGGGTGCGGGGCTGCCAGACCCCACCGCTGAGCGTCCAGGAGAGGATCTCGATGGCCGTCCACGAGCACAGCCATGACGCCCACGGCCACGACGGCCGCCGATCGGGCGAGCAGCCGCACGGGGACCACGGCGGGCACGGCGGGCACGGCGGGCACTCGCACGGAGTGGCCGCCGACGCCGACCGCCGCTGGCTGCTCGGCGCACTGGGCCTGATCGTGGTGTTCATGGCGGGCGAGGTGGTGGTCGGCTTCGCCGCCCATTCGCTGGCGCTGATCTCGGACGCCGCGCACATGCTCACCGACGCCGCCTCGATCGTCCTCGCGCTGGTCGCGATGCGGCTCGCCGCCCGCCCGGCCCGGGGCGGCTACACGTACGGACTGAAGCGGGCCGAGATCCTGTCCGCTCAGGCCAACGGCGTCACGCTGCTGGTGCTCTCGGCCTGGCTCGGCTACGAGGCGGTGCGCCGGCTGATCGACCCGCCGGAGGTGACCGGTTCGCTGGTGCTGGTGACGGCGCTGGTCGGCATCGTGGTCAACATCGGCGCGACCTGGTGCATGTCCAAGGCCAACCGCACCTCGCTGAACGTCGAGGGCGCCTTCCAGCACGTGCTGACCGACCTGTACGCGTTCGTCGCCACGGCGGTGGCCGGCGTGATCATGCTGACCACCGGTTTCGTCCAGGCCGACGCGATCGCCTCGCTGGTCGTGGTGGCACTGATGCTGCGGGCCGGCATCGGGCTGGTCCGCGACTCCGGGCGGATCTTCCTGGAGGCGGCGCCGGCCGGCATCGACCCGGACGAGGTGGCGGACCGGATGGTCGCCGCCGACCTGGTGGTGGAGATCCACGACCTGCACATCTGGGAGATCACCTCCGGCCAGCCGGCGCTCTCCGCCCACATCCTGGTCGCGCCCGGCGGCGACTGCCACGCGGTACGGCGGGGCCTGCAGCGCCAGCTGCGCGAGACCTACCGGATCACCCACGCGACCCTCCAGGTCGACCACCTCGGCGAGGACGACGACCAGCAGCTGCTGCAGATCACCCCGGCCGGCACGACCGTCCTGGACGACCACTGCGGCGACACGCACGGCCCGGTCCACCGCAGCGGTCCGCACGAGCACTGAGCTCCCGTCAGATCCACGCCGGGCCGCGCCCGGTCAGTGGGCGGGACGTCCAGGCCGGACGACCGACCAGCGGGGTGGTTGCCCCACCCTGGGCGACACGGAGCCGATCGTAGGAGCCGGTCCCCTGGACTATTCTCCTCGTGGCCTCCCTCGCAGCTCCGGCTCCGAGCGGCTGCGAGGAACCGGGGCGGGCGGAGGGATCGGAGCAGCGTATGGCGGGCGGTCCGGGCGAGTCAGATTCTGTCCTGCTGATGGGCGTCCGGACCTTCGCGGCCGCCGTGCCGGAGGATGAGGAACCGGCTCCCGGCCAGCAGGGTTGGGAGGAACTACCCTTCGTGGCAGACCTGATGCCCCGCCTCGAAGCGGCCTACAAGAACCTGTCCTTCCAGGTCCGACCGGTGCTGAACCCGGACCGCCGGACCGTCCTGCGGAGCTGGGACGACGCCCTCCAGGACGGCACCGGCATCGTCCACGTCATCTCTCACGGCACCACCTCGCTGGCCGACGGCGCGCGGTCGCGGCAGGCCGAGGACTCGGAGCAGTTGTGCATGGTGCCCTCGTGCGGCGACGCCGGGTTCGGCACGAACGTGACCGACTGGATCCGCCACGCCCACCGGCGCCCCCGGCCGACGCTCTTCGTCGTCGACCTGTGCCGGGCCGGTCGGGCGGCCCGGATCGGCCACCTCACCCAGGTGCAGGAGGCCGAACTGCACGCCTGGGTGATCGCCGCCACGGGACCGGACGAGCCGACTTATGACGGGCTCTTCAGCACCGCCGTGGCCGAGGTGCTGGAGGAAATCGCGAAGAACGGGCTGGACACCTCCGAGTCCCTGCGGTTCGTCCGGTGGGACCGGGTGACCCGGGCCATCCAGCAGCGGCTGGAGCTGTCGGGCGGCCGACAGCGCATCCACACCACCAAGGTGGACACCTCACAGCCCCTGCCGGAACTCCCGTTCTTCCCCAATCCGAACTGGCGCGACGATCCCCGCACACAACGGTTGCGGGCCCTCGGACCGCCTATCCG
The sequence above is a segment of the Kitasatospora sp. NBC_00240 genome. Coding sequences within it:
- a CDS encoding cation diffusion facilitator family transporter, with protein sequence MAVHEHSHDAHGHDGRRSGEQPHGDHGGHGGHGGHSHGVAADADRRWLLGALGLIVVFMAGEVVVGFAAHSLALISDAAHMLTDAASIVLALVAMRLAARPARGGYTYGLKRAEILSAQANGVTLLVLSAWLGYEAVRRLIDPPEVTGSLVLVTALVGIVVNIGATWCMSKANRTSLNVEGAFQHVLTDLYAFVATAVAGVIMLTTGFVQADAIASLVVVALMLRAGIGLVRDSGRIFLEAAPAGIDPDEVADRMVAADLVVEIHDLHIWEITSGQPALSAHILVAPGGDCHAVRRGLQRQLRETYRITHATLQVDHLGEDDDQQLLQITPAGTTVLDDHCGDTHGPVHRSGPHEH